TGACATAAATGGTGTATGCCTGAAGGACAACAAGCATTTAGTTGGtaccaaaacaaaaacacaCATAGAAGAAGATTGTATGTGCAAAGcaaaaatagtaaatatttcgatttctaaaatttttggTGTCTTCTATCTATGTTTAGGATTCTTGTTTGAAATGCATAACAATGAGCATAACATATACTAAAATTATCAACAATCAAAGTAACAATTATAATCATTTAAGCGAACCTTGAAAAAGGCATATCAATTCCACAAGTTGAGATCTCCAGAGTGGACTCTGAAAGACGTTTGTCACCTCCTTGCTCTCTTTCACAGAAAAGTCCATTGTGCCCAGCTTTTATAGCTGCCAAAGATGAGTTGTCTTCACAAACAATATTGCCATCTGAAAGagatcttttaataaataacctGCAGTTTTCAGCAGGAATAACGTCAGTAGATGCCTAATGAAGAAATGATCACACTATATACGTATATAAGAAGATTATTTAAGAAGGTAACAAAAAGTCAATATGAGAATAGGAAGCATGGAAAGAGATATCTTATCTTCATAATAATAGAATGATATTCTAAAAACTGGAATGAGATTGAAACATCAGATCAAGCATATTGTCAGGCTCTCATGTCATTAGTTTCCGTTGAATACACATTATCTACCATAAATAAAAATGGAAGACATGAATCGAGGCACAGAGTGGCAATATTACCTAGAGTACTCATCAACAAAATTAGAATCAGGACAGCCAATATTGTAATGCTGATCTGAATCCAATTCCCACAGGGCTGGTTTACCCTGTTGTGGTTGAAAGTGACCCAAAAATCTGCTCAAATATCAGTAAGTTGTTAATTAGTAGGGAGCATTCCTATAAAAATGGTATCAACAAAAGCAATTTAATACAAAACTAAATTTCAAATACAGTATTACTACAGCTAATAGAGAAGTAAAGATTAAATATAACATACACATTAATGGCATTTTGCTTTTCAGCATCAAAATAAGCATTACTATAGTAACGTTGCAGAGTTCTAAAAAACTCCTGAGACTGAGTTGCTGCTTTCCATTGACCTCTCCTTTCAGAAAATATCTGTTTAATATcatcaagaaaaatgaaaaaaaaaatgagccCATTAAAACCGGGTGATGATATATAAAAACACTAAGTGGACTAGTataccaaaatttcaaaatatttgacAGTACTCAGCTTGCAACTCAAACTATACTTGCTAGCATATTAATTAGAAGCACATTTCAGAACTATGTAATTTCTTTTTGAACTCCAGTATTAAGGAAAACCCAAAGACAATAAGCAGTACCTTATTGTGTGCCGCAGAACCACCATATTGTAACGAAAGAGTGTCACCCATAGTCTCATAAATATCCATCAAATCAACAGCCAACGGATCATCTAAACCAATATATGCAGTCTTGATAAGTCCCAAAATTTGTAGCTGATATCCAAGAGCCACCAACCCATAGGCATACTGGGCAATATTTGTGCGATCTAAACAATCAATGCAATTGGTTCTTAGAACCCCATTTTGCAATTTCAGGACCTTAACACAGGGATTTACACTAGCTTCGCGGCTTCCATTGCTAGATTCTATGTCTGCACTCTCACCACACTCATTTTCATAAGAAAGATTGTGGGGAGGGTAGTCATCTTCAGTTTTTCTGCATTTGCATTTGTGAAGACACCTCATTAAATAGTTACAAAGAATGTTCCAAGGGAAATACAAAACCTTTTGTTAAGTTTACAGTGCAAAATGCAGATTAAATTATTTGGAGAGCAAAATGAGCCACTGTACAAGAAAGAAGCATAAAAGTACTTCACAAGGATGATGtagcataaaaatattttaggttGAAACACAAATGGGTGAAGAATTAACATAGCTTTCTTCAATCAAATCAAGATGTGTAAGAAAATGTTAAGATCATAAATTTATgcactgaaaaagaaaaatgaaaatagtagCAGTCTAACTTGAACTTACTCAAAGCTGGGTGGACTCAATAATCCTCGCCTTTTTCCAGGTCTAACCCTACAATAAAAGACACCAGTGGCGCCTAATGCAATTAAGCCCAATCTGCTAAGAAGTGTCAATGCATGTGTTGCCCTGCTTGAAAATAAACAAGTATTCATGTCAGTAACCATTCATAATGGAAAACAATTTGTAACCAAGGGAAAAACATTACTTTCTAGAATACTTCTGAAGATCCAAGTTAAATAATCTTATCcgattttcttttgttaaatttttatttacaaatcgaACAGCTTTTTCAAACTCCGCACGAAGAATGGTTTCTCGAGGCTTCTTCTCACGTGCCTACCAACAACACAAGATAAAAGCCAAAAAGAGAACAGTCAATAAAGAATGTGAGAGATTACCATAGATAGAAGACTATGCAAATAAGAAAACACAACTTTGGTCccccaaaaattgaaaaaacttaCCCTGATCAAATTAAGAAGAATTATAGGATTTCCATATCTCTTTACAAGATTTTCAAAATGAAGTTTTGTAGCCTCGTAATTTTGGTCCTTCTTCGATACTgtaaaaaagaagtaaaaaatgaGAGAAGTCATTGTAAAATTTACAGTTAAGAGTACTTTAGTTTGGTGTGGTTAAATCATACATATTATGTCAGGTTTAATATTCAATCGCGAAGTCTCTTGAGACCAGAAAAGTGGGATTGACCCTCGAATCTGCACTGTAGAACTTAGTTGGTACGGGCTTCCATCAGGAACATCCTCAAACACAATTTGTTCTGTCTCAACATCATTAGCCACTCTACCCTTTTCATTGACACCGCGCTTCAAATATCTATATggtaaaagagaaacaaagtGAGAAACATACTGATTTCATAATCAGCCAGCAGTGGGACACAAAGCAGcagaatataaatattaaaaaaaatgtaatataaaaattgGGATCCATAGAAGAATGCCACTGTATTAAACTTTCAAAGACACAAGAATAAAGCATATCacaattgtattaatttttttaaacattactCCTTATGAAACAAAATCTCATACCTTGTGCCAGCATAATGCCGTGAGCGTCTAGCAATGAGAGTCAATTTGAAGTTCTTGCCAGATACTGTATATTTTTCCTGATAACAAAGCACAACAGTGTACATATCCTTATCTAAACATTTAAAATCTTCCAGGCAGCATAACTTACTAAAACCATCCTGCAAGTGCTTGCCTCATACAAACATTCAAGATGGAATTTCACTGATTACAGACATAAGGCAAACTGAAAAATGATAACTTCAATAGCTCCCAAGTGTAAGAAGCCATAAAAAACAGCCGGCATAAACTTATTAAGGAAACACAAATCAGCTAGCCAAGTGAAACCAATGAAATTCTATGAAGAAGCAAAACAAATATGGAAGTATGAACAAGCAAGATCGGTATAAAACTGAActcataaacaaaacaaaatagaaagtatataaacaaatatatgtatgaTATTAGCAAAGCAACACTTTTCTATTACTtctaatattaataacataacataCCTGCTTAAAGAAGCCATAGACTAATGCAACAGTCCATAGAGTATTTTTGAGAGTATTCCGAATTCCACGAGTTAGAAATTCGTTCCAAACAAACATAGTTTCATATAGCAATGGTCCTGTCCCATTATTACATAAGTTCTTTTGAAGACTATGCATGACATTGTATGAGTAGCTGAAAAAGAAGTCCTTTGTAAGATCCACAATGCTCAGGAGCTTCTTGTATCTATTAAACAAGAGGAAAAAGGTTCACTtcagaaagaaaagcaagataaagttaaattatgaaataaattgattaaaaaataaggaaTGGCAACAAAAAAAGCTTATACTTggaacaaaaagaaagaagcaaATTCCCCGTAAACCCCTACGATACCTTGTCTCACTCAATATGTTATAATAACATCACATGTGGTGTGCTCCTGTACCTTTCCAGGAAATCAAAGTACAAATATCCTCTAAAGAGATATAAACTAAAACAACAATGCAATAGCATTGAATAAAAAGCTGATGCCAGTCAACAAAAGAAGGTACTAATGTATcgacaataataataacaaagaaTTACAGATTACCTCCACCATGTGGAACTCATCTACATCTAAAAGATGTATGCACATGTTAAAGCCTGACAACAATTCAATAGTGAAAGCTCACACGAGCGATActcatatacaaataaatataaaacaaagatGATGGATTACCTCCACATTGTGGAACTCATCTACGACCAAAATGTCCAAGAGAATTTTATTGACAACAAgaacaacaaaaatgaaaacaatcaaaCCCTTAAACATCTTATAACAATCTATATACAAATTCACAAGTCTCTTCAAAAGTACCAATTTATACATATTACAACTATTACTTGCAAAATGGGCAAAAGACCTTTTCTCATTCTTAGAATAAGTCAAATTTGACAGCACAGAGGAATGGTGAACTGGGATCATCTCAGTTTTCGCCACAGCATATATTGTATGCCCACATATTGATCCAATCTTCCTCCTCTCCGTTATCACTAccatataataaggctccagaAACTTTATAAATCCTTAAAGTTCATCACAAGAAACACCCCATTATgttgaatcaaatcataaacAATCTTTggtcatatgaaaaaaaaatcatataaaagtaCCTACCAACTATTCCATAACATGCTGTAACCAATGTTAGGCCACCAGTTGACCGGTTCCCTTCATGAAttctttcaatcaattcttgaaCTTCAAATTCTGAATAAGTTGAAGCATCCTCATGAATGCTAAGCTCTGATGGGTCTAATCTGTTAATCTTCAAAACCCTCCATAGTTTTTTGTTGTTATATCTTCCAATCATGTAAAAATTCTGtttccgaaaaaaaaaaaaaaacaaagtttttaCCATAAATGTTTCAGAAAATATGAGAAACAGAAGTTAAAAAACACAAACTTTACCGAGCGAGTCTCGTAAAGTTTGAACTTTCGCAAATAACAAGAACTGGGGTCAGGAGCTTCTTCATCAATATAACATCTCTCTGCTGTTGTTGCCTCCATTTGAAATTCGGATCCCAGACTTAGCTTGGGATGGTTCTTCTCTGCTTTACAaaagccaaaaaggaaaaaaaaaaataaaactttaagttACAATGTAAAAGAAGAACATCTGAGACGATTTTTTCAGAGAAAAAGAGGTTAACAAAAACAGTGCATCTTGGGGAGATAGGAGATGGGAAATAAGGTGGAGACGGGGGAGAAAGAAAGACTTGGAGACAACCAGTTGAGTTGGTTCATTGGTTGGAAcagtttgtatttttatgtataaaaatataatttattatttatttttgtggttAATAATTCAGATTACCCTaattactattattaataataatttcaaaatttttacctttttaactGGTTTATAAATCTAGTcctaattatttcattatataaaaatagaatatttaagaatgaaatttcggataataaatattttatttaatggttttatttatttataatttttaggttattaaagttttgtaaatttttactatagtaataatttttattataactgagattttatttttctgaaattacCATAAATAAGCGATACATATCTTCAATTTAATCTCAATTGAaagcaaaatattaatttttttttatattatttcctttatttaatcataaatatttgaaataatatattctaaaatttaattttcttcctACAggtaaattgaatttgatacgCTAAAAGATACTGAGTTGACTCTGAATCAGCTCAAAATTTATCGTGGAAACaaacccaaaaattaaaaataataaaaatataattacttgcCCCACAAGGGGcagtgaataataaaataataataaaaaagaaagaaataattgacacgagatcattaaaaaaacattttcttatgAAAGTGgaatattgtaatattaatatacCATTTTCTTTTAATGCCCTTAAGTTTACTTAAATTTGTCTTTTacctaaaaattaaatataatctaACCGTAAGCGTACAAAATATTTGTTATCATTGAGATAGAAcgtaagtattattttttttttcaaaaaatacaaattatgtaaCAGACCGAATTGTGAAAAGAGTCTTGTCTacgtggtttttttttttaattctttatatttaatatcttttaaaaaagctatttttgaaattaaatattatttaaataaaataaaattcacccCTTAGCAATCCTATC
Above is a genomic segment from Mangifera indica cultivar Alphonso chromosome 3, CATAS_Mindica_2.1, whole genome shotgun sequence containing:
- the LOC123212531 gene encoding phosphoinositide phosphatase SAC2-like isoform X3; translated protein: MVVITERRKIGSICGHTIYAVAKTEMIPVHHSSVLSNLTYSKNEKRYKKLLSIVDLTKDFFFSYSYNVMHSLQKNLCNNGTGPLLYETMFVWNEFLTRGIRNTLKNTLWTVALVYGFFKQEKYTVSGKNFKLTLIARRSRHYAGTRYLKRGVNEKGRVANDVETEQIVFEDVPDGSPYQLSSTVQIRGSIPLFWSQETSRLNIKPDIILSKKDQNYEATKLHFENLVKRYGNPIILLNLIRAREKKPRETILRAEFEKAVRFVNKNLTKENRIRLFNLDLQKYSRKATHALTLLSRLGLIALGATGVFYCRVRPGKRRGLLSPPSFEKTEDDYPPHNLSYENECGESADIESSNGSREASVNPCVKVLKLQNGVLRTNCIDCLDRTNIAQYAYGLVALGYQLQILGLIKTAYIGLDDPLAVDLMDIYETMGDTLSLQYGGSAAHNKIFSERRGQWKAATQSQEFFRTLQRYYSNAYFDAEKQNAINVFLGHFQPQQGKPALWELDSDQHYNIGCPDSNFVDEYSRLFIKRSLSDGNIVCEDNSSLAAIKAGHNGLFCEREQGGDKRLSESTLEISTCGIDMPFSRHTPFMSCRKLFRYIEEDQCFEVDKFLDTDNEDKYDFTSFRDFDWFSSSGHSWEEDISERSVANQSSTSLEETDRTGTQGSRNVEMDKYDESFVRWVANGGMFYWS
- the LOC123212531 gene encoding phosphoinositide phosphatase SAC2-like isoform X2 — protein: MEATTAERCYIDEEAPDPSSCYLRKFKLYETRSNFYMIGRYNNKKLWRVLKINRLDPSELSIHEDASTYSEFEVQELIERIHEGNRSTGGLTLVTACYGIVGFIKFLEPYYMVVITERRKIGSICGHTIYAVAKTEMIPVHHSSVLSNLTYSKNEKRYKKLLSIVDLTKDFFFSYSYNVMHSLQKNLCNNGTGPLLYETMFVWNEFLTRGIRNTLKNTLWTVALVYGFFKQEKYTVSGKNFKLTLIARRSRHYAGTRYLKRGVNEKGRVANDVETEQIVFEDVPDGSPYQLSSTVQIRGSIPLFWSQETSRLNIKPDIILSKKDQNYEATKLHFENLVKRYGNPIILLNLIRAREKKPRETILRAEFEKAVRFVNKNLTKENRIRLFNLDLQKYSRKATHALTLLSRLGLIALGATGVFYCRVRPGKRKTEDDYPPHNLSYENECGESADIESSNGSREASVNPCVKVLKLQNGVLRTNCIDCLDRTNIAQYAYGLVALGYQLQILGLIKTAYIGLDDPLAVDLMDIYETMGDTLSLQYGGSAAHNKIFSERRGQWKAATQSQEFFRTLQRYYSNAYFDAEKQNAINVFLGHFQPQQGKPALWELDSDQHYNIGCPDSNFVDEYSRLFIKRSLSDGNIVCEDNSSLAAIKAGHNGLFCEREQGGDKRLSESTLEISTCGIDMPFSRHTPFMSCRKLFRYIEEDQCFEVDKFLDTDNEDKYDFTSFRDFDWFSSSGHSWEEDISERSVANQSSTSLEETDRTGTQGSRNVEMDKYDESFVRWVANGGMFYWS
- the LOC123212531 gene encoding phosphoinositide phosphatase SAC2-like isoform X1; translation: MEATTAERCYIDEEAPDPSSCYLRKFKLYETRSNFYMIGRYNNKKLWRVLKINRLDPSELSIHEDASTYSEFEVQELIERIHEGNRSTGGLTLVTACYGIVGFIKFLEPYYMVVITERRKIGSICGHTIYAVAKTEMIPVHHSSVLSNLTYSKNEKRYKKLLSIVDLTKDFFFSYSYNVMHSLQKNLCNNGTGPLLYETMFVWNEFLTRGIRNTLKNTLWTVALVYGFFKQEKYTVSGKNFKLTLIARRSRHYAGTRYLKRGVNEKGRVANDVETEQIVFEDVPDGSPYQLSSTVQIRGSIPLFWSQETSRLNIKPDIILSKKDQNYEATKLHFENLVKRYGNPIILLNLIRAREKKPRETILRAEFEKAVRFVNKNLTKENRIRLFNLDLQKYSRKATHALTLLSRLGLIALGATGVFYCRVRPGKRRGLLSPPSFEKTEDDYPPHNLSYENECGESADIESSNGSREASVNPCVKVLKLQNGVLRTNCIDCLDRTNIAQYAYGLVALGYQLQILGLIKTAYIGLDDPLAVDLMDIYETMGDTLSLQYGGSAAHNKIFSERRGQWKAATQSQEFFRTLQRYYSNAYFDAEKQNAINVFLGHFQPQQGKPALWELDSDQHYNIGCPDSNFVDEYSRLFIKRSLSDGNIVCEDNSSLAAIKAGHNGLFCEREQGGDKRLSESTLEISTCGIDMPFSRHTPFMSCRKLFRYIEEDQCFEVDKFLDTDNEDKYDFTSFRDFDWFSSSGHSWEEDISERSVANQSSTSLEETDRTGTQGSRNVEMDKYDESFVRWVANGGMFYWS